From one Streptomyces sp. SCSIO 30461 genomic stretch:
- a CDS encoding polyprenyl synthetase family protein, whose protein sequence is MSSAQPAVPAVVERARVFVRPALAQAIARFPAGLERAAGYYFGWWDADGSPVAGRGSRSLQACMAMLSAEAAGAEAEVALPGAVAVELIHNFSLLHDDIIDGDDIRRGRPTAWVVYGTGTSLLSGDALWAAAAEGLFAVDGPAGAAAARELNNALTRMIHAAARECEFDDGPVDSLSIDDYLHVCEGKGGALLGSAAVIGSVLAGAPAAQAEVLREAAHRAGTAWQAANDLENIWGDTVLVGKPGFQDLRSRKRTLPVIAALQSGHPASDELACLLKGDLDEDGLARAASLIDAAGGRAYAQEVARSHLAQAVALLDGAALPPAVHEDLVDLLDFAVTRRPRTGGRGGHGGHGTAAP, encoded by the coding sequence ATGTCCTCCGCGCAGCCCGCGGTTCCCGCTGTCGTCGAGCGAGCCCGCGTCTTCGTCCGTCCGGCTCTCGCCCAGGCGATCGCGCGCTTCCCCGCCGGTCTCGAACGAGCCGCGGGCTACTACTTCGGCTGGTGGGACGCAGACGGCAGCCCTGTCGCCGGACGCGGCAGCCGGTCCCTCCAGGCGTGCATGGCCATGCTCTCCGCCGAGGCCGCGGGCGCCGAAGCCGAGGTGGCGCTCCCGGGAGCCGTGGCCGTGGAGTTGATCCACAACTTCTCCCTGCTGCACGACGACATCATCGACGGCGACGACATCCGTCGCGGCCGGCCGACCGCCTGGGTCGTGTACGGCACCGGTACGTCGCTGCTGTCCGGCGACGCGTTGTGGGCCGCGGCTGCCGAGGGCCTGTTCGCCGTCGACGGTCCGGCGGGGGCTGCGGCGGCCAGGGAACTCAACAACGCCCTCACCCGCATGATCCACGCCGCCGCCCGGGAGTGCGAGTTCGACGACGGCCCGGTGGACTCGCTCTCCATCGATGACTACCTGCACGTCTGCGAGGGCAAGGGCGGGGCACTTCTGGGGTCGGCCGCGGTGATCGGCTCCGTGCTGGCGGGAGCCCCCGCCGCTCAGGCGGAGGTACTGCGGGAAGCGGCGCACAGGGCGGGAACGGCCTGGCAGGCCGCGAACGACCTGGAGAACATCTGGGGTGACACCGTCCTGGTCGGCAAGCCCGGGTTCCAGGACCTCCGCAGCCGCAAGCGCACCCTTCCCGTCATCGCGGCCCTCCAGAGCGGGCATCCGGCATCGGACGAGCTGGCTTGCCTGCTCAAAGGAGACCTGGACGAAGACGGCCTGGCGCGGGCGGCCAGTCTCATCGACGCCGCCGGCGGGCGCGCGTACGCCCAGGAGGTGGCCCGATCCCATCTCGCTCAAGCGGTGGCCCTGTTGGACGGCGCTGCCCTGCCACCCGCGGTCCACGAGGACCTGGTGGATCTGCTCGACTTCGCCGTGACCCGCCGCCCCCGGACCGGCGGGCGCGGGGGGCATGGCGGGCACGGCACCGCCGCACCGTGA
- a CDS encoding TatD family hydrolase has product MRIFDPHIHMTSRTTDDYEAMYSAGVRAVVEPSFWQGQARTSVGSFVDYFDSLLGWEPFRAAQHGIAHHCTLALNPKEANDPRCVPVLDELPRYLVKDRVVAVGEIGYDSMTPAEDTALATQLQLAADHGLPALVHTPHRDKLAGLRRTIDVIRESVLPPERVVVDHLNETTVDEAEASGCWLGFSVYPDTKMDEKRMVVLLRRYGLERVLVNSAADWGRSDPLKTRKVADLMLAEGFSEDDVDQVLWRNPVAFYGLSGRLDLKPPATGATHEGNSVLRGVE; this is encoded by the coding sequence ATGCGCATCTTCGACCCCCATATCCATATGACATCGAGAACCACGGACGACTACGAGGCGATGTACTCCGCAGGCGTCCGCGCCGTCGTCGAGCCCTCCTTCTGGCAGGGGCAGGCGCGTACTTCCGTTGGCTCGTTCGTCGACTACTTCGACTCCCTGCTCGGCTGGGAGCCGTTCCGTGCCGCCCAGCACGGCATCGCCCATCACTGCACGCTCGCCCTCAACCCCAAGGAGGCCAACGACCCCCGCTGTGTGCCCGTCCTGGACGAACTGCCCCGGTATCTCGTCAAGGATCGGGTCGTGGCGGTCGGCGAGATCGGCTACGACTCCATGACACCCGCCGAGGACACCGCCCTCGCCACCCAGCTGCAGCTCGCCGCAGACCACGGGCTGCCCGCGCTGGTGCACACACCGCATCGCGACAAGCTCGCCGGTCTTCGCCGCACCATCGACGTCATCCGGGAGTCCGTGCTTCCGCCGGAGCGGGTCGTGGTCGACCACCTCAACGAGACCACCGTCGATGAGGCCGAAGCCAGCGGATGCTGGCTCGGCTTCTCCGTCTACCCGGACACGAAGATGGACGAGAAGCGGATGGTCGTGCTTCTGCGCAGGTACGGGCTTGAGCGCGTGCTGGTGAACTCCGCCGCCGACTGGGGCCGGAGCGACCCCCTCAAGACCCGCAAGGTGGCGGACCTGATGCTCGCCGAGGGATTCAGCGAGGACGATGTCGACCAGGTGCTCTGGCGCAACCCCGTCGCCTTCTACGGGCTCAGCGGGCGCCTCGACCTGAAGCCTCCCGCGACCGGGGCCACACACGAGGGCAACTCCGTCCTGCGCGGCGTGGAGTGA
- a CDS encoding SCO3242 family prenyltransferase → MRRTGSAEPSRVTGHTGLLSRICEVPGGEKGRRGPGRAKRTTVLGDWAELLRLPAVCTVPGDALAGAAVVAGRPNPRTILAVGCSLCLYEAAMALNGWADRAEDAVERPHRPIPSGRIRPDDALVAASALTAAGLAMAWPAGRPAFALATALAVTVWAYDLVLKDGALGPAATAAARGLDVLLGAAATGGPLRPAIAPAALLGSHTLAVAFMSRQETTGGSALPAWAALGTVAAVTGLLSRRPAAPRGFHAEENAGSGGLTGTTATAGTLAGSLHGAVRAVFATAYAAAASRPYAHAALDPSSSLIQRAVGRGIHATIPLQAALAARSGAVVTGVLTAALAPVAAKYMKKVSVT, encoded by the coding sequence ATGAGGCGGACAGGTTCGGCTGAGCCGTCACGGGTGACTGGACACACCGGGCTGCTGAGCCGGATCTGCGAGGTGCCCGGGGGTGAGAAGGGACGGCGGGGGCCGGGGCGCGCCAAGCGCACGACCGTACTCGGCGACTGGGCCGAACTGCTTCGCCTGCCGGCCGTGTGCACGGTGCCAGGGGACGCACTGGCCGGCGCGGCCGTGGTGGCCGGGCGCCCCAACCCGCGCACGATACTGGCCGTCGGATGCTCCTTGTGCCTGTACGAAGCGGCCATGGCCCTCAACGGCTGGGCCGACCGCGCCGAGGACGCTGTCGAGCGACCGCACCGCCCGATTCCCTCCGGACGTATCCGCCCGGACGACGCGCTCGTGGCGGCCTCCGCTCTCACGGCGGCGGGCCTCGCCATGGCCTGGCCGGCGGGACGTCCCGCATTCGCTCTCGCGACCGCCCTCGCGGTCACCGTCTGGGCGTATGACCTGGTTCTGAAGGACGGTGCGCTGGGCCCGGCGGCCACGGCCGCCGCCCGGGGCCTGGACGTGCTCCTGGGCGCCGCGGCCACCGGGGGACCGCTCCGTCCGGCGATCGCACCGGCGGCTCTGCTGGGCAGCCATACCCTGGCGGTGGCCTTCATGTCCCGCCAGGAGACGACAGGCGGATCCGCCCTGCCCGCGTGGGCGGCTCTGGGCACGGTCGCCGCGGTGACCGGCCTGCTGTCCCGCCGTCCGGCGGCCCCGCGCGGCTTCCACGCCGAAGAGAACGCGGGTTCCGGAGGCCTCACGGGCACGACCGCGACGGCCGGAACGCTCGCCGGCTCCCTGCACGGCGCGGTGAGAGCGGTCTTCGCCACCGCGTACGCCGCCGCCGCCTCCCGGCCCTACGCGCACGCTGCCCTCGACCCCTCCTCCTCACTCATCCAGCGCGCCGTGGGAAGGGGCATCCACGCCACCATCCCGCTCCAGGCAGCGCTCGCGGCCCGCTCTGGCGCCGTGGTCACCGGCGTGCTGACCGCCGCTCTCGCTCCCGTCGCGGCGAAGTACATGAAGAAGGTGAGCGTGACATGA
- a CDS encoding EboA domain-containing protein, whose translation MTPPHTAPGSGAPDVPTIARGHEARDGLRASLPDAARAWLDQALDEAAAEQVEPGRVPGWEVRLAEAARRCGTTHGDSVRVLILIAARADTAVLTRVYRHGTADERRAVLHALPHLVSGPEAVPLVEDALRANDPRLLAAAVGPYAARHLAPHLWRHALLKCLFTGVPVDAIADLPRRADGDAELARMLDDYAAERDAAGRGVPEGLYRVLALTRTAADTAGLPAKES comes from the coding sequence ATGACACCTCCGCACACCGCCCCCGGCTCCGGGGCTCCCGACGTGCCCACCATCGCCCGGGGACATGAAGCGCGGGACGGGCTCCGCGCGAGCCTGCCCGATGCGGCCCGTGCTTGGCTGGACCAGGCCCTTGACGAAGCGGCCGCCGAACAGGTCGAGCCGGGGCGCGTCCCCGGCTGGGAAGTACGGCTCGCGGAGGCGGCACGCCGCTGCGGGACCACCCACGGCGACTCCGTACGCGTCCTCATCCTCATCGCCGCCCGCGCCGACACCGCCGTACTCACCAGGGTCTACCGCCACGGCACAGCCGATGAGCGCCGCGCCGTCCTGCACGCCCTGCCTCATCTCGTGTCCGGCCCCGAGGCCGTCCCACTCGTCGAGGACGCGCTGCGTGCCAACGACCCACGGCTGCTGGCCGCGGCCGTCGGTCCCTATGCCGCCCGCCACCTGGCTCCGCACCTGTGGCGGCACGCCCTGCTGAAGTGCCTGTTCACCGGTGTGCCGGTCGACGCGATCGCCGATCTGCCGAGGCGGGCCGACGGCGACGCCGAACTCGCCCGCATGCTGGACGACTACGCCGCCGAGCGCGATGCCGCAGGCCGTGGCGTGCCCGAAGGCCTGTACCGGGTCCTCGCCCTCACCCGAACCGCGGCCGACACGGCCGGGCTCCCTGCCAAGGAATCCTGA
- the eboE gene encoding metabolite traffic protein EboE: MRFRHPDGSTIHLAYCTNVHPAETLDGVLAQLRDYCEPVRRRLGRDRLGIGLWLAEDAARVLADTPSALRGLRTELDRRGLEVVSLNGFPYRGFGDEQVKYRVYKPDWADPERLEYTAALALILTRLLPDDVEEGSVSTLPLAWRTADPDSVKAGCAALRALGGRLDTLADRTGRSVRIGLEPEPGCVIETTGDAIAPLRAIGHHRIGICVDICHLATSFEEPHHAFGELARAGVSVVKSQLSAALHVEHPHLPEVRARLAAFDEPRFLHQTRTVTGTGVRGTDDIGQAVDGEALPTDSSWRAHFHVPLHEPPALPLTSTLSVLKTSLTRLVGGPRPITRHLEVETYTWQALPPELRPGTAARLVDGIAAELTLAHDLLTDLGLKEIP; the protein is encoded by the coding sequence ATGCGATTCCGCCATCCCGACGGTTCCACCATCCACCTGGCGTACTGCACCAATGTGCATCCGGCCGAGACCCTCGACGGCGTCCTGGCCCAGCTCCGCGACTACTGCGAACCCGTACGGCGCCGTCTGGGCCGCGACCGTCTGGGCATCGGCCTGTGGCTGGCCGAAGACGCCGCTCGTGTCCTCGCGGACACCCCATCCGCCCTGCGCGGTCTGCGCACCGAACTCGACCGCCGAGGCCTCGAAGTCGTCAGCCTCAACGGCTTCCCCTACCGGGGGTTCGGCGACGAACAGGTCAAGTACCGCGTCTACAAGCCCGACTGGGCGGATCCCGAGCGCCTTGAGTACACCGCCGCTCTGGCGCTCATTCTCACGCGGCTGCTTCCCGACGACGTCGAGGAGGGCAGCGTCTCCACCCTGCCGCTCGCCTGGCGCACCGCCGACCCGGACAGCGTGAAGGCAGGGTGCGCCGCCCTGCGTGCGCTCGGCGGAAGGCTCGACACCCTCGCCGACCGGACCGGCCGTTCCGTGCGCATCGGCCTTGAACCGGAACCGGGCTGTGTGATCGAGACCACCGGGGACGCCATCGCCCCGCTCAGGGCGATCGGCCATCACCGCATCGGCATCTGTGTCGACATCTGCCACCTCGCCACCTCGTTCGAAGAGCCGCACCACGCCTTCGGCGAACTCGCCCGAGCGGGCGTCTCCGTCGTCAAGTCCCAGCTGTCCGCGGCGTTGCACGTCGAACACCCGCACCTGCCTGAGGTCCGCGCCCGGCTCGCCGCCTTCGACGAGCCCCGCTTCCTGCACCAGACCCGCACCGTCACCGGCACCGGGGTGCGGGGCACCGACGACATCGGCCAAGCCGTCGACGGCGAGGCGCTGCCCACCGACTCCAGCTGGCGTGCCCATTTCCACGTTCCCCTGCACGAGCCCCCGGCGCTGCCCTTGACCTCGACTCTCTCCGTGCTGAAGACGTCTCTGACCCGGCTCGTCGGCGGTCCGCGTCCGATCACTCGCCACCTGGAGGTCGAGACCTACACCTGGCAGGCGCTCCCGCCGGAGCTGCGCCCCGGCACGGCGGCCCGGCTCGTCGACGGCATCGCCGCCGAACTCACCCTCGCCCACGACCTGCTGACCGACCTCGGCCTGAAGGAGATCCCGTGA
- a CDS encoding inositol-3-phosphate synthase, giving the protein MSRRQVGVWLIGARGSVATTSVAGCAAVATGLHPPTGLVTETPVFAGAGLPALSSLVFGGHDIADGPLPKRAEMLTADGVLTHDVVNAVATELAAADAEIRPGGPGRGGTRNEEQLVSAFAADIEDFLRRRGLARAVVVNVASAEPPAIGDGLPASSLYAAAAMRAGCPYVNFTSSTGLHHPALARTAATSGLPYAGRDGKTGQTLLRSALGPMFAQRALAVRAWSGSNLLGGGDGASLADPAAASAKEAGKERVLADTLGTAPEGEVHIDNVPALGEWKTAWDHVAFDGFLGTRMVLQTIWQGCDSALAAPLVLDLVRIVARAHEAGMSGPLRELGFYFKDPVGDGPSGLPEQYAELAGLAGRLRSCAARQDEGS; this is encoded by the coding sequence ATGTCTCGCCGTCAGGTCGGGGTCTGGCTGATCGGAGCACGCGGTTCCGTCGCCACCACCTCGGTCGCGGGGTGCGCGGCTGTCGCCACCGGTCTGCATCCCCCGACAGGACTGGTGACCGAGACGCCCGTCTTCGCCGGCGCCGGTCTGCCCGCGTTGTCCTCCCTCGTCTTCGGAGGCCACGACATCGCGGACGGTCCCTTGCCCAAGCGGGCCGAGATGCTGACGGCCGACGGTGTACTGACCCACGATGTCGTGAACGCGGTGGCCACCGAACTGGCCGCAGCGGACGCGGAAATCAGGCCGGGCGGTCCCGGGCGAGGCGGTACGCGGAACGAGGAGCAGCTGGTCAGCGCCTTCGCCGCCGACATCGAGGACTTCCTGCGCCGCCGAGGACTGGCGCGAGCTGTGGTGGTGAACGTGGCGTCGGCCGAGCCGCCGGCCATCGGCGACGGACTTCCCGCGAGTTCGCTGTACGCGGCGGCTGCCATGCGGGCGGGCTGCCCGTACGTGAACTTCACCTCGTCGACGGGCTTGCACCATCCGGCCCTGGCGCGAACGGCGGCGACGAGCGGGCTGCCGTACGCGGGGCGCGACGGCAAGACCGGCCAGACACTGCTGCGCTCCGCGCTCGGCCCGATGTTCGCGCAGCGGGCGCTCGCGGTACGGGCCTGGTCGGGAAGCAATCTGCTGGGTGGCGGCGACGGCGCCTCCCTGGCGGACCCCGCCGCGGCTTCCGCCAAGGAGGCGGGCAAGGAAAGGGTCCTCGCCGACACCCTCGGTACGGCTCCCGAGGGTGAGGTGCACATCGACAACGTGCCGGCCCTCGGCGAGTGGAAGACCGCCTGGGACCATGTCGCCTTCGACGGCTTCCTCGGCACGCGCATGGTGTTGCAGACCATCTGGCAGGGATGCGATTCGGCGCTGGCCGCGCCGCTGGTGCTGGACCTGGTCCGGATTGTCGCCCGTGCCCACGAGGCGGGCATGTCGGGACCGCTGCGCGAGCTGGGCTTCTACTTCAAGGATCCGGTCGGAGACGGTCCTTCGGGGCTGCCTGAGCAGTACGCGGAACTCGCCGGACTCGCCGGACGACTGCGGTCTTGTGCTGCTCGGCAGGATGAGGGGTCATGA
- a CDS encoding sugar phosphate isomerase/epimerase family protein gives MNPGAALSRAAEGTARAASGTLRFGYGTNGLTDLRLDDALDLLAELGYDGVGLTLDHMHLDPLAADLAARTREVARRLDALGLEVTVETGARYVLDPRRKHGPSLLSPDPEERARRAGLLTRAIRVAAELGAHAVHCFSGSRPVGTDESTAWHRFADALAPVLAYAADAGVPLAVEPEPGHLLATLGDFHRLRGLLGDPAHLGLTLDIGHCQCLEPLPPADCVRAAAPWLRHVQIEDMRRGVHEHLPFGEGDIDFPAVLAALAATGYRGLTVVELPRHAHAGPHFAERSLPFLRRAAAGASAPTRGARGALPDGLEGSPV, from the coding sequence ATGAACCCCGGCGCAGCCCTTTCGCGGGCAGCCGAGGGGACCGCGCGGGCGGCCTCCGGCACGCTGCGCTTCGGCTACGGCACCAACGGCCTGACCGACCTGCGCCTGGACGACGCCCTGGACCTGCTCGCCGAGCTCGGCTACGACGGGGTCGGGTTGACCCTCGACCACATGCATCTCGATCCGCTGGCCGCGGATCTCGCGGCCCGCACCCGCGAGGTCGCCCGCCGACTCGATGCGCTCGGCCTCGAAGTCACCGTGGAGACCGGTGCGCGCTATGTGCTCGACCCACGCCGCAAACACGGCCCGTCCCTCCTGTCCCCGGACCCGGAGGAACGCGCGCGCCGCGCGGGGCTGCTGACCCGGGCGATCAGGGTCGCGGCCGAACTCGGCGCGCACGCGGTGCACTGCTTCAGCGGATCCAGACCGGTCGGGACGGATGAGAGCACGGCATGGCACCGCTTCGCCGACGCCCTCGCGCCCGTCCTCGCGTACGCCGCCGACGCGGGCGTCCCGCTCGCCGTCGAGCCCGAACCCGGCCACCTCCTCGCCACCCTCGGCGACTTCCACCGTCTCCGCGGTCTGCTCGGTGACCCCGCCCACCTCGGCCTCACCCTGGACATCGGCCACTGCCAGTGCCTCGAACCGCTCCCGCCCGCCGACTGCGTCCGCGCAGCCGCCCCCTGGCTGCGGCACGTACAGATCGAGGACATGCGGCGCGGAGTCCATGAGCACCTTCCCTTCGGGGAGGGCGACATCGACTTCCCAGCCGTGCTCGCGGCCCTGGCCGCCACCGGCTACCGGGGACTGACCGTCGTCGAGCTGCCGCGTCACGCCCATGCCGGGCCCCACTTCGCGGAACGCTCCCTGCCGTTTCTCCGAAGAGCCGCGGCGGGTGCCTCCGCTCCGACACGGGGAGCCCGTGGAGCGCTGCCGGACGGCCTGGAAGGCAGCCCCGTATGA
- a CDS encoding methyltransferase domain-containing protein produces MVAMSLPVETLVRNPFEAEAFAYYDTKRDDALNLHLGHLDGLYHHHFAVGDFDRSVLELTGHAQQSAISHEIHRLETRQVDSVLGALTQSGAHSRILDAGSGRGGTAFLLHHVLGCRVDGVNFSAYQNRFARAQALERGVADMVHFHDLNMTHTRFPAESFDAVVTNETTMYVELDEAFSEFARVLETDGRYVLLTWCVNDTVVPGQPVEATIDAHYRCRTHSRRGYLRALLDAGFVPYQVDDLTQAAIPYWELRSRSELTTGIEQTYLDGYRSGRISYIRIVSRKAG; encoded by the coding sequence ATGGTCGCGATGAGCCTGCCGGTGGAGACTTTGGTGCGTAATCCCTTCGAGGCCGAGGCTTTTGCCTACTACGACACCAAGCGCGACGACGCACTGAACCTGCATCTGGGACATCTCGACGGGCTCTACCACCATCATTTTGCCGTGGGTGATTTCGACCGGTCAGTTCTGGAATTGACCGGCCACGCACAGCAGAGTGCGATCAGCCATGAGATCCATCGGCTCGAAACCAGGCAGGTGGACTCGGTATTGGGCGCTCTGACGCAATCGGGAGCACACTCCCGGATTCTGGACGCCGGATCGGGGCGCGGGGGAACCGCCTTCCTCCTGCACCACGTACTGGGGTGCCGTGTGGACGGAGTGAATTTCTCCGCGTACCAGAACCGCTTTGCCCGCGCCCAGGCGCTCGAACGAGGTGTGGCGGACATGGTGCACTTCCATGATCTCAACATGACTCACACGCGCTTCCCGGCGGAGTCCTTCGACGCCGTCGTCACCAACGAGACGACGATGTACGTGGAACTCGACGAGGCGTTCTCCGAATTCGCCCGGGTCCTCGAAACGGATGGCCGGTACGTGCTGCTCACCTGGTGCGTCAACGACACGGTCGTGCCCGGGCAACCGGTGGAGGCGACGATCGACGCCCACTACCGCTGCCGTACCCACAGCCGGCGCGGCTACCTGCGTGCCCTGCTCGACGCCGGTTTCGTTCCGTACCAGGTCGACGATCTCACTCAGGCGGCCATCCCGTACTGGGAACTGCGCTCCCGCTCCGAGCTGACCACGGGCATCGAACAGACCTACCTTGACGGCTACCGCAGCGGCCGGATCAGCTATATCCGCATCGTCTCCCGCAAGGCGGGGTGA
- a CDS encoding nucleotide pyrophosphatase/phosphodiesterase family protein — protein MTTQRTSAPPTPLLLLDVVGLTPRLLGRMPHLDALARSGSHTPLDTVLPAVTCSVQSTFLTGAPPSDHGVVGNGWYFRELGDVLLWRQHNGLVGGDKIWDAARRAHPGYTVANICWWYAMGADTDITVTPRPVYYADGRKEPDCYTRPPELHDELTGRFGTFPLFQYWGPGAGLTSSRWIIDATRHINRTRHPDLTLCYLPHLDYDLQRFGPDDPRSLKAAADLDEALAPLLEDAEAEGRTVVALSEYGIAPVDHPVDINRALRRAGLLEVHTQDGMEYLDPMASRAFAVADHQIAHVYVRRPDDLAVTRAALEGMPGIERILADDGKKRSGLDHPRSGELVAIAEPNAWFTYYYWLDDARAPDFARLVDIHRKPGYDPAELFMDPSDPYVKVRAATALARKRLGLRYRMAVVPLDPSAVRGSHGRLPLGDDEGPLVICSIPHALGDRLAATDVKPLLLRLAGLST, from the coding sequence GTGACCACGCAACGGACCAGCGCCCCGCCGACTCCGCTCCTCCTTCTCGACGTCGTCGGTCTGACTCCTCGCCTCCTCGGCCGTATGCCCCACCTCGACGCGCTCGCGCGGTCCGGTTCGCACACACCGCTGGACACGGTCCTACCGGCCGTCACCTGCTCCGTCCAGTCCACCTTCCTGACCGGAGCCCCGCCCTCCGACCACGGCGTCGTGGGCAACGGCTGGTACTTCCGCGAGCTCGGTGACGTCCTCCTGTGGCGGCAGCACAACGGTCTGGTCGGCGGCGACAAGATCTGGGACGCGGCCCGGCGGGCGCACCCGGGCTACACCGTCGCCAACATCTGCTGGTGGTACGCCATGGGCGCGGACACCGACATCACCGTCACCCCTCGGCCCGTCTACTACGCGGACGGCCGCAAGGAGCCGGACTGCTACACCCGCCCCCCGGAGCTGCACGACGAACTCACCGGGAGATTCGGCACCTTCCCCCTCTTCCAGTACTGGGGACCCGGCGCCGGCCTCACCTCCAGCCGGTGGATCATCGACGCCACCCGCCACATCAACCGCACCCGGCACCCCGACCTCACGCTCTGCTATCTCCCGCACCTCGACTACGACCTGCAGCGCTTCGGACCCGACGACCCGCGCTCGCTGAAGGCCGCCGCGGACCTGGACGAGGCCTTGGCGCCCCTGCTCGAAGACGCCGAGGCCGAGGGGCGCACCGTCGTCGCGCTCTCCGAGTACGGCATCGCACCCGTGGACCACCCCGTCGACATCAACCGCGCCCTGCGACGTGCCGGACTGCTCGAGGTACACACCCAGGACGGCATGGAGTACCTCGATCCCATGGCCTCCCGGGCCTTCGCGGTCGCCGACCACCAGATCGCCCATGTCTACGTGCGGCGCCCCGATGACCTGGCGGTCACCCGGGCGGCACTGGAAGGCATGCCCGGCATCGAGCGGATCCTGGCGGATGACGGCAAGAAGCGTAGCGGTCTCGACCACCCCCGCTCCGGGGAGCTCGTGGCCATCGCCGAGCCCAACGCCTGGTTCACGTACTACTACTGGCTCGATGACGCCCGCGCCCCCGACTTCGCGCGACTCGTCGACATCCACCGCAAACCCGGCTACGACCCGGCCGAGCTCTTCATGGACCCCTCCGACCCCTATGTGAAGGTGAGGGCGGCCACGGCACTGGCCCGGAAGAGGCTCGGCCTGCGCTACCGCATGGCCGTCGTGCCGCTGGACCCCTCGGCTGTCCGCGGCAGCCACGGCCGCCTTCCCCTCGGCGACGACGAAGGCCCGCTCGTCATCTGCTCGATCCCGCACGCGCTCGGCGACCGCCTCGCGGCCACCGATGTGAAGCCCCTCCTTCTCCGTCTGGCGGGCCTGTCCACCTGA